Proteins encoded within one genomic window of Episyrphus balteatus chromosome 1, idEpiBalt1.1, whole genome shotgun sequence:
- the LOC129906869 gene encoding uncharacterized protein LOC129906869, whose product MKITFVILFALMCMIADLAAFPQSYTIDRFDRAYRDFDDPHHIDDYRNSRLRRTYYTDDDLHRSGGGYYPSYQHYNSAPAPVPVRREDTNIDRALKFTPLVRYKSTRTKRKKLFVPNLWG is encoded by the exons ATGAAAATAACG TTCGTTATACTTTTTGCTTTGATGTGCATGATTGCGGATTTGGCTGCCTTTCCACAAAGTTATACCATTGACCGATTTGATAGGGCTTACCGTGACTTTGATGACCCACATCATATCGATGATTATAGAAATAGCCGTCTAAGAAGAACCTACTACACCGATGATGATTTACACCGTAGCGGTGGAGGTTACTACCCATCGTACCAACACTACAACAGTGCCCCAGCACCTGTGCCAGTTCGCAGAGAAGATACCAATATCGATAGAGCATTGAAATTCACACCTCTAGTTCGGTATAAGTCAACACGTACCAAGCGCAAGAAGTTGTTCGTTCCAAATCTTTGGGGTTAA
- the LOC129906166 gene encoding uncharacterized protein LOC129906166 yields MLYPKFPRRTLALILFCMVITLGAVGSIFLIYFFNENSTPLFDTPLKSVYVDDKPSQQYRQNLLVDKNNDYKSDQELLSIYSNYVENEQIRIENSTNSILKAAQDFESDRKKQKDVVVSTKKTINSKGLKDASSDTIYIDDFDRPTYSSKSRGELGNIDYFDTILVDHKIVDTKIPSSVEKLSSVQIEEASPSIIYKTRIISESSDSSLANESELKPRINNKRRWDKNKLMKLRKDDDVYDSEIETAGSGSGDFFDDTEVNEVFIKQLNTRPNKKEKLYRKSSKMNNLRRKKKHRVFIRVGDKFVSSSQPLSTMSSEDDIPSNWSYQRNFKKLSSYPTNPTIHYSEPLSPGKKLLVPAMFTNSGSNSPTSPYNDNFQSQLELSEVGATPGVKNSESSSTNLREIAVGSSSSGGENNEAWIETRTRRIMGNVKKSEERSRQLLLCEEAGGGELCRMLFKGHIND; encoded by the coding sequence ATGCTCTACCCAAAATTTCCTCGACGCACTCTAGCGCTAATACTCTTTTGCATGGTCATTACACTTGGTGCAGTTGGATCAATATTCTTAATATATTTCTTCAATGAAAACAGTACACCATTATTTGATACACCATTAAAATCAGTTTATGTCGATGATAAACCAAGTCAACAATATCGACAAAATTTACTCGTTGACAAAAATAATGACTACAAATCTGATCAAGAATTATTGAGTATTTATTCGAATTATGTTGAAAATGAACAAATTCGTATTGAAAATAGCacaaattcaatattaaaaGCTGCACAAGATTTTGAAAGTGATCGTAAGAAACAAAAAGATGTTGTTGTTTCTACAAAAAAGACTATCAATTCGAAAGGACTAAAAGATGCTTCTTCCGATACAATTTATATTGATGATTTTGATAGACCAACTTATAGTAGTAAGAGTCGAGGTGAATTGGGTAATATTGATTATTTTGATACAATTTTGGTCGATCATAAGATTGTCGATACTAAAATCCCATCATCGGTGGAGAAACTTAGTAGTGTCCAAATTGAAGAAGCTTCACCTTCAATCATCTACAAGACCAGAATTATTTCCGAGTCTTCAGATAGTAGTCTTGCCAATGAAAGTGAATTGAAACCAAGAATCAACAACAAACGTCGTTGGGATAAGAATAAGTTGATGAAACTGAGAAAAGATGATGATGTTTATGATTCAGAGATTGAAACTGCCGGAAGTGGCAGTGGAGACTTTTTCGACGATACTGAAGTCAATGAAGTCTTCATAAAACAATTGAATACCCGAccaaataaaaaggaaaaactttACCGTAAATCATCTAAAATGAATAATTTACGAAGGAAAAAGAAACATCGTGTATTTATCAGAGTTGGTGATAAATTCGTTTCATCTTCACAACCACTTTCAACAATGTCATCCGAAGATGATATTCCATCAAATTGGTCATATCagagaaattttaaaaagctaTCTTCATATCCGACAAATCCAACAATTCACTATTCGGAACCCTTGTCGCCAGGTAAGAAGCTGCTCGTCCCAGCAATGTTCACCAACAGTGGTAGCAATTCACCAACATCTCCTTACAATGATAATTTTCAATCACAATTGGAGTTGAGTGAAGTTGGAGCTACACCGGGAGTGAAAAATTCAGAAAGTTCATCAACTAATTTGAGGGAAATTGCGGTTGGATCTTCGTCGAGTGGTGGTGAAAATAATGAGGCGTGGATTGAGACTAGAACTAGACGGATTATGGGGAATGTGAAGAAAAGTGAAGAACGTTCTCGACAGTTACTCTTGTGTGAAGAAGCTGGTGGCGGTGAATTATGCCGAATGTTATTTAAGGGTCATATCAATGATTAA